The genomic window gggagagaggttggagatggtaCAAAAAAAGTTGCAAGGTGCAAGGACTGCTGATGATAGGAATAATTGTAGAGCAGGCGCGTTCGAGGGTTTAGGAATAAGAGATACTACCTGCCTAACTCAAAATTCTCATGCCAAAAACGGTTTCTTGACAGTTCGTATGCCCAAAGAATGGCGATGACGCTATTTTGTGATGTTTCTCACAGTAATATTGGTGATGATTTCTTGGTGTTTTTCACCTGCAACGACCCGGTGGCTGAGCCAAAATCCCAACAATCCGGACATGTAAACAAATGTACTGCCTATTCCCCAAGTCCTACAGCAACGCAACGCAACACGCACCGTGTTTCTGGGATGGTGCATGACATGACATGACAGCAAGCCACACCGACCGAAAAGAAAACCACAGTCCACAGAACCAAAACCCGCCCCCCCCCACGCATGCAGAGTTCCCCCCTGTTGTGTCATCACACAATACAGAAATATGTGGATTCTTTAATAACTACAAGGCTTCGTCGGGACCAAGTTACACCTAACCCAAGACAATATCCATATCCGCCCGGCGGAAAATCTCGTCAAGACGGGGGAGATGAGGACAAAGAGATGGGAAATTTCCTCCCGTGCTCCAAAATAAGCAAAAGTCGTCAGATTGAGTAGAAAAGACGGACCACTGGTTAGACTTTGGGCGCGGGTGTCGTATTCATATACCGCCAGGATGGATTGGTTGAACGTCGTGTCTTGTAACGCCCTGAGCCAAATCAGCTTCCGCCGTAGGAATAAGCGCCCGAACTCGCCACCATGCGTTGTGAGATACCTGGCGGATGTTCAGGCGTACCGCATTCGTAGGTGGGCTCGGTAATGGTTTGTTTAGGTTAGGGAGAAATTGGTTCTTGTCATTGGTAGGTAAGTACCCCGACTGCTGGCTCTTGTTCGCTTGATGAGAAGGTCGATTAGGTTTGCTGTCAGAATCAGCAGCAGGCGGTTTCTCCAATATCCGGAGTCGTGGAAAGTAGCGTGCGAAGAATGGTTTGGTGGCTGCGGCCGAGGCGCAAATCTATCAACAAAGGATTAGATATTGGCTCACATGAGGAAAAAAGTTTTTTCGTATCACCTACGATACCAAGAAAAAGCTCGACTGCGCCTGGAAACCTGGTGTCGTACAGACGCCAAGTAATATCACCATCCGGACTGGTGACCATAACCCAGGTGAGATAGGTCCTGACTGAGCCAGCGATGCAGACGAGCAATCCACCTGCAAAGAGTGAAAGAATCGTGAGACGTTGGGGGAGAGGCAACTGAATacccaacaccatcttgacggggacgaagacgatgaggaagtccaggatggtgttgataatACTGGCAACAATAACGTGAAGCCCTTGGTTGATGCAGCGCTGTGGCCCAAGAGCGACTGTCCAGATGTCGGATATGGGTCTCTGCTGGTCAGTATTCATTGTCAGACCACCATCCGGGAGCAGAAACCTACGAGCATTGGAATATCGTCACGAGCACAAACACAATTGTATCGAGTGTTACCACCCCGGATAGGACAAACACAACGTGCTTGGTCCGGCCCCTCGAGCAAGCAGCTACTCTGTAGAGGAGAGCGAGAATGGAAAGCTTGGTGAACCCTGTTGCCAGGGCAAAGAGAATCTGCTCTGCAAGGCTGCGGCCGAGTCAGAAAGTTGGTACCATGGAAGACGGCAATGGGCGTAACCTACCCAACCTGCAAACTCAGCATCACCAGTTCAGGGCGTACATCCCACGTGTGACGATCTGTGTCGAGTCTGAAGTGACCTATGGCCTGGAGCACCACAAAGGCCACCGCGGGTACCTGGTAAAGCGTTAGTGTTGAGTGCTAATGCATCCAGACATGGTTTGAATAACGTATGCAAGGCAGATCAGCACGTCGTCGTGACCGAAGCCGTTGGATATCTTCACGCGTGTATAAATTCGTATGGCGAGAACAACCCCTGCTAAACTCAACAGAAGTAACCCGACAATGATGTTGTTCGGCCCGCGAGTTTCTGGATCAACGTTATTCGATGGAGGCCAGGAAGCAGTTATCTCTGCTGTGATCCGCATGCTGTGTCTGAAGGTGTAGCAGGAAGGGCCAGAGTGCGGGTTCCACGCAAGCCGAGATGCTGGTCGGCCTAGGCCAGGGCTTCGCCGAGGACGTCTAATGGGCAGCGGTACAAATATACCATGTTTCTTGACCAAGACCTCGAAGAGCTAGTTTACTTCGTTAGGCAGTGTCAAGAGACCTCTTGATAACACCACGAATTCAGTTGAAACAAGACCTCCATGCACTAAAATTGATACAGCGAACTTCACGTGCAGTACTGGAGCTCTTGTAAACATGCATGATGCTCGGCGTGATTCTCGAGTCCATCGGCAAATGGTGCCGGTAGATGGTGTATGAAAATGTTTACAGGAACTGAACTAGAGAGGTGAGCCAAGAGGTCGGAGACGCCGGTGACTGCGATACATGGCCATCACTGTGACCAACCCGAGCACTGACAGCTCAACCCTTGTGCGGATCAAGTTTCAAACATGTGCTTCCTGCCAAAGAAGGATATGAATGTACGATGCTAGCCTTGGGAGATCTCGACCCGTCACTTGAAGGCGCATGGAGATGTGGGGTGGTAGGGTCGTGGGGGTACAGCCACTTGCTTGACAACCCATGACTTGTGCTTGAAAGCACAGCAGCTCTCAGACGGGATGTGAGtagcgaggaggagctctGGGGAAACGCtggtcaccaacaccaaccaaccgGTAGTCTTCCTGTTGACTCTCGAGAACATGCAAGTCTGATCGGGTTCATTTGACCCGGACAGGTGATGTTTCAGGGTGGCTGAGGCGCACCGAGCACCGGTGGTATTTTTTTCAGAATGCAACTGTGATGAGCTCTCGAAGAAGAAACAACATATGCTTGCAAGTGTTGAATATATCTTGTGATCTAATACTGAAAGACGTGAGTCGATAGGTAGGCGAAAGTAACGGTGAGGTAACAAGTGAATGGATGATGCAAGTGCAACAGCGGACTCCCAGGACTTGTCGTTGAATCCAGCTGGTGACCAGGTGCCAGCCGAGATCCGGCCCGCCACTACGCCTTACCTAATGGGAGCTAGTGCCACCCCGCCAAATCCACCCACAAAAATTCCTGGGATTCGCAAAATCACTTTTGATCTTGAATTCTCGGCTTTCTCCTCGTAAACGACCGACGCAAAACCACACCTATAGAAGAAATATCTACAGGAAGACGGCAAAATGTCCAAGATCTCCGTCGGTACGCACCGCCAACGCCCACCCAGTCAACATCTACGATGAAATGGCAATTGAACTGACTCTGTTGCAGCCGGTGTGCGTCAGCACGTCGCTGAACTCCTCGAGTACAGCAATGAGACCAAGAAGCGTAACTTCTTGGAGACTGTCGAGTAAgccagcaacctcctcctcgaagtGAGGCCGCCATCATCGAAAACATGTTGCTAACAGCCACCAAAGGCTCCAGATCGGTCTCAAGAACTACGACCCCCAGCGTGACAAGCGTTTCTCCGGCACTGTCAAGctccccaccgtcccccGCCCCAACATGAGCATCTGCATCTTGGGTGACCAGTACGATATCGATCGTGCGAAGCACGGCGGTGTTGACGCCATGAGCGCCGACgatctcaagaagctcaacaagaacaagaagctCATTAAGAAGCTTGCCCGCAAGTACGATGCCTTCGTTGCTTCTGACACCCTCATCAAGCAGATTCCCCGTCTGTTGGGTCCCGGTCTCTCCAAGGGTATGTTGTGCTGTCTTCCCAGTCGAGGTAACGTGCGAATACTAACTTCTTTTGTGTGTAGCTGGCAAGTTCCCTACCCCCGTCTCCCACAGCGATGATCTCTCCGCCAGAATCACCGAGGTCAAGTCCACCGTCAAGTTCCAGCTCAAGAAGGTTCTTTGCATGGGTGTTGCCGTTGGCAACGTTGGCATGACCCAGGAGCAGCTGATTGCCAACATCATGTTGGCCATCAACTAcctcgtctccctcctcaagaagGGCTGGCAGAACGTTGGTAGCCTTACCATCAAGGCTACCATGtctcctccccgccgccttTACTAAACTGGGTGGTCAAGTGGTGTTAACCGGGTCTGGAGGGTTACGCTGTTCAGgtccttttttttattcgGGCGTAGATATGATGGCATGAAGTCACAGTAATGAAATCAGATTTAGCCTGCCTTTTTCTCACTGCCATTGTGATTGTGAAGTTCAGCCGTGTTTGGTGATTTGTAGGTACTGGCTTACTCCGCGTGGGGCGAATGATCTTTGGCCGACTGCAGTTTTGATGCCGAGACTCCATTGTAAATCCGGGACTAACCTGTTTCCCCAAGCGGTGATGTATTGATAAGCAAGATGGAccgctccagctccagccgGCTCTGCCAACGGGATTGGGAGAAAGCTCAGCCAAAGAGCCCCGCCCCGCCCCCGCGCAACCTCATAGAGTCGGGTTGGAATTCTGTGATCGAGCCTCGATATCAtatctcttttttttctaaTCTTCATGCTCTTGTTTCTTTCGCCAAGAACCAGGACGAGATTTCTCAGGCTCTCACAATCTACCACTACCACGCTCACATTTCGCTACGCACACACAGCACGAcgctccccatcaccagcatcacTATTAGCATCATCGATCAGCAAATACAAACCCGCCAAAAtggccgccaccaccgccacgcCCGACCTGCCCATCCTGCCTCCCGAGGACAGCCACCTCACGGCCAAGTTTGGCAGGGAGACGGCCAACTACTTTTCCGGGTCACCGCTCAACAGGCTTTCCTTTCTTCGGACCGACCACGCCTTTCTCGCGCCGGCGTTCAAGCACCCGTCTGCTagctttttgctgttggACAGTCTGGCTCcgctggtgaagaaggatgacACGACTCAGCTGGCATTTGTTTCGCTGGGGGAGATTAGGGACGGGTtaaggggggaggatatttttgagaagacggaggaggagctggtgagggagttcaacagtgaggatgaagagcggattgttgtttttcttgggATGGATGAGAggggtgttttgggtggtCATGGGGGACAACAGGGTGGGGAGAGGTTTAGGTATaaggattttgagggggtgcCATATTTTGCGGTTGATGTATCcaggtgggaggggaaggagggattGAGTGAGAAACTGGAAAATGAGAGGGGGGCGATGTTTTACGGGGGAGGGCCGAGGCATATGGGGCTTGTGGCTGGTCAGGCGGCTATGTATGGGTATGCGAGGGCGTTGGTTGATTGGAATGCGAGGACGCCGTTTTGTGCGCAGTGTGGGCAGAGGACGTTGAGTGTGAATGCGGGGACGAAGAGGGTTTGTCCGCCTACTGataggggggtggagaggaaggcttGTGCGACGAGGGGGACGGTGAGTAATCACTCTTTTCCCAGGACGGATCCGACGGTTATTATGGCGATTGTTAGTGCGGATGGGTCGAAGGTGCTTTTGGGGAGGCAGAGGCGGTGGCCGAAGTATTGGTATTCTACACTGGCGGGGTTTCAGGAGCCGGGGGAGAGTATCGAGGAGGCGGTTaggagggaggtttgggaggagagtgGGGTCcaggttgggagggtggtgctgcaTAGTAGTCAGCCGTGGCCTTTTCCGGCGAGTTTGATGATTGGGGCTGTTGGGCAGGCGCTtcctggggagggggagaagatttATCTGGGACATGATGCTGAGTTGGAGAGCGCGAAGTGGTTTCCTATGGATGAGGTTAAGGAGGCATTGGCGAAGGGGACGCATAATATGGGGGATGAGGTGCCGAAGGAGTATGTTGAGGGGGCGTTGAGGTTGCCGCCGCAGACGGCGATTGCGAATAGGTTGATTAattcggtggtggaggggtggtgggttgcgTCGAAGATGTAGATAGATGTGGTGTTTGGTCATGTTTTAGCATAGCGAGCACTGAATAGAGGTCATTTTTGCTCGACTACGTGTATGGCCATCAAGGGTGATGTTCAGCAGTAGGACGTAGAGCCCCCCTAAGACACCGGTAAAGTTGGCGTGTGGGCACTTAGAATTCTCTCTATCGAGTCTCCCTATCCTCTCTTGAGCTTTCAAGCTTGATGGCCCGGAGATCTTGCACAAGCTGTCAGTAAGCACAATGGCTCTGCAAAGAAATGTTGGAAGCCTCCATCACCAGTCAACGAAAACCATGCGAACGCGGTCTGGCTCCAAAAGGAAACAATGACAGAGGTAAATCCATTCTCCTCTAGCACTCAATATGACCAACATGGCGTAGAAAAGCCATCCATATCGGTTGATTTTATGGTGCGATTTTAAGTgtaaggagaaaaaagaaaatctcAAAAGTGAGCCGTCACATTCTGACCCAAGTACACAATTGAGGTGAGCGGTGAGCGGTGGCAGAATTGAGGGCAGTGGGGTTCTTTTCAGAGGCTCAACACTCAGCATACGCACTGACCACATCCACGATGAAGGCAGGAACGAAGTAGGTCTTACTCAGCGCTTTCCTCATCGTGAACAATTACGTGGATGGGCCAAGATGAGATGTCATGCTCTTGAAAATTCGCCTGCATTTCTCCTCTTGCAATCCTATCCCTCATTTGACAACAGTGACTCTACATCCATCAATCTAGTCGGTACCACCTGCAGTTGGGCCTGCATTGCGGCTGTGCCACCCTGCTGCAGTGCGATTAGTAGGACGATATCCTTCTGCATGGTACTTCTTCGGCCAACGAAGGTTTAGCTGGAACCCCTGCCCACCATGCTTGAAGCAACAAGACAGGATACCTTACTGCATATGGGGATGGGCGAGCGGCCCAACAGGCAGACCAACTGCTTATCCCACCCTTCTGAGCTCTTATACCTAGCACCTATGGAACCCCGCTCCCAGTCCTATGATTCTTCGTCCTTGGTATCTTTCCTTCAGTCTGCTGGTTCCTCATATCCTCCGTCAACATGGAGAAACCTGTGCCAGTCGTCAAGGTGGAGGGCATCCAAACCCAGAGCAAGATTGACCAAATGTGGCAGGAGGCGCTGGTCACTTTCAAGAGTCTGACAGGGAAGAACCTCCAGGATGTAGCGCCAGCGTCGCCAGAAGAACTCAGGAAAATCATCGAAGCCCGTGCCAAGGAGCAAGACACCGAAGAGTTCAAGAACAGATCAAAGGCCCGGGAGAGAGGGTTGAGGATCTTGGCATGCATCAACAAGTTCGGCGAAGCTGCTGTGCAAGGCGTTTCCACGGTAGGTCATCGTTTCTCAAAGCATTCTTCTGGAGTGCTAACTGTTGGTTTCTAGGTGTTTGGCGGAGCCGATATATGCTTCAAGGGCCTTTCTCTGTTGCTGGAACTgcccaagaagatgaaggagtTTCATGAGGTTGTCGACAAGATCTTCATCCGTATTGCCCCGGTTCTCCAGGGCTTCAAAGTCTATGCGAGGGGAGAGCAGATCCAAGCCATGGATGAAGACTTGATCATCTCGATCCACAAGGTGATGATTGCCCTTGTCACGATATGCGCTACGGCTCTCAACATTGAGCATGCTCGAAAATGGGAGAGGTTCAAGAACTTTACCAAGCGTGCTTTGTGTGACGACACAGAActggacgaggagctggaaaaaTT from Podospora pseudoanserina strain CBS 124.78 chromosome 7 map unlocalized CBS124.78p_7.2, whole genome shotgun sequence includes these protein-coding regions:
- a CDS encoding uncharacterized protein (EggNog:ENOG503P2J6; COG:S), which gives rise to MRITAEITASWPPSNNVDPETRGPNNIIVGLLLLSLAGVVLAIRIYTRVKISNGFGHDDVLICLAYVPAVAFVVLQAIGHFRLDTDRHTWDVRPELVMLSLQVGLAEQILFALATGFTKLSILALLYRVAACSRGRTKHVVFVLSGVVTLDTIVFVLVTIFQCSPISDIWTVALGPQRCINQGLHVIVASIINTILDFLIVFVPVKMVLGIQLPLPQRLTILSLFAGGLLVCIAGSVRTYLTWVMVTSPDGDITWRLYDTRFPGAVELFLGIICASAAATKPFFARYFPRLRILEKPPAADSDSKPNRPSHQANKSQQSGYLPTNDKNQFLPNLNKPLPSPPTNAGVTRHDVQPIHPGGI
- the RPL10A_2 gene encoding 60S ribosomal protein L10A (EggNog:ENOG503NUHC; COG:J; BUSCO:EOG09264LBC), encoding MSKISVAGVRQHVAELLEYSNETKKRNFLETVELQIGLKNYDPQRDKRFSGTVKLPTVPRPNMSICILGDQYDIDRAKHGGVDAMSADDLKKLNKNKKLIKKLARKYDAFVASDTLIKQIPRLLGPGLSKAGKFPTPVSHSDDLSARITEVKSTVKFQLKKVLCMGVAVGNVGMTQEQLIANIMLAINYLVSLLKKGWQNVGSLTIKATMSPPRRLY
- the NPY1 gene encoding NADH pyrophosphatase (EggNog:ENOG503NY2X; COG:L); the protein is MLLFLSPRTRTRFLRLSQSTTTTLTFRYAHTARRSPSPASLLASSISKYKPAKMAATTATPDLPILPPEDSHLTAKFGRETANYFSGSPLNRLSFLRTDHAFLAPAFKHPSASFLLLDSLAPLVKKDDTTQLAFVSLGEIRDGLRGEDIFEKTEEELVREFNSEDEERIVVFLGMDERGVLGGHGGQQGGERFRYKDFEGVPYFAVDVSRWEGKEGLSEKLENERGAMFYGGGPRHMGLVAGQAAMYGYARALVDWNARTPFCAQCGQRTLSVNAGTKRVCPPTDRGVERKACATRGTVSNHSFPRTDPTVIMAIVSADGSKVLLGRQRRWPKYWYSTLAGFQEPGESIEEAVRREVWEESGVQVGRVVLHSSQPWPFPASLMIGAVGQALPGEGEKIYLGHDAELESAKWFPMDEVKEALAKGTHNMGDEVPKEYVEGALRLPPQTAIANRLINSVVEGWWVASKM